The Microcystis panniformis FACHB-1757 region AGCCTGGTTTATATAGCGTTTCCTGTTCGCAAGAGGTACATTATCGATGTTGAAAAGCTTAATTAGGGTTTGCTGAATAAATCTAAAAACCTTGTTGGATAAGACTTTTAGACTTTTTTGAAATCCAAAAGTGCCGGGCATGGGAGTGATCAGGGGGAAAATCCCTGGACTTTTTCCCTGAAAATTGGGTAATTGACCACCTGAAAATCGGTAAAACCCTACACCCTACACCCTACACCCCGCACCCTGCCCCCACGAAAAACTTTTTCAGCAAACCCTATCTAAATGGTTGCCTTTTTTAACTTTTTTATTGATCTCATTAAGCATTTCTACTTATTGCAAAGGTGAGATGCTACCGGGTCTTGGGTCTTGCCTCTTGCCTCGTCTCAACAAGCAATTTAAATGCGCGGGCAGCTTACTAGAACTCTTGCATATAGCGCTTTTCACGTTACTGAGGTATCGACAAGTTTTGCCAACAAAGAGTTTAAGCCCCTTGCCCATGCCTCATTCTGATGAAAACTGCTATATATAGTCTAAGGTAGAAAAAAGTTAAATACTGACTAAACCGCGCAATCATAACAACTGAGCCGACAAATTCTGATGTTATTAGCATTACAACAACTAACTGTTACCCCAGGCGACCGCCTGTTGTTAACTTCACTCACTTGGCAAGATTATGAAAAAATTCTTGACGAATTGGGAGATCGACGGTCAATTCGTCTATCTTATAGTCAAGGAACTTTAGAAGCAATGACTCCTCTTTTTATTCATGAAAATACCAAAGTTTTAATCGGGGATTTGGTTAAAGTTCTCCTGGATGAATTAGAGTTAGACTATGAACCCGCCGGATCAACAACCTTTAAAAATCAGCAAATGGATCAAGGAATAGAACCAGATGAGTCTTTTTATATCGAAAATTGTGCCGCTATCAGGGGAAAAACGCGCCTTGATTTGGCGATTGATCCCCCTCCCGATTTAGCAATTGAGATTGATATTACTAAGCGAACCCGATTTAATAATTATGAGCGATTGGGTGTTCCTGAATTGTGGCGATATAATGGAGAGAGACTGGAAATCAATGTTTTGCAAAGATCAGAATATGTTGAATCTTCCCAAAGCCGACTATTTTCTCAATTTAATCTAATAGAAAAAATTCCAGAAACGCTACAAAATAGTCAAAAAATAGGTAGTGCAATGGCATTAAAACAATTCCGAATTTGGGTAAAGCAAACGCTTAATCCCTGACCTCAAATGTACAAGGAAGTCAGGGAACTTTTGCCGATGATAATTTAGAGGTTACAGTTTTCGGTTTAAGGCTGCACCTATTCCTATTGATCAGTGATCAGTTATCAGTGGGTAAGTTAACAGTTATCAGATATGAGTTTTTAAGTGTGCAGTATTAAATAGAGGTTTCCTACTGTCTTTTTACTGCTCACTGATTACTGGTCACTGATTACTGCTCACTGTTTTTAGACGTGGAACGGACTACCAGCGATCGCCAGCCTCATAAATTGCTAAACGTCCGACACCTAGATATAATCCGGGAGAATTGTCCCCAGGGGGATAAGCAGTAATTCCAAACTGATAGACACCACCATAATCGGGATTTCGTACTGGTTTCAGACCGATGGAAACGGTATTACCGGGGGGGACAGGAGGATCAAAAATGACCGTGATCGTCTGAGTATTGGGGTCAAAAGTAGTGGATTTTAGGGTTAATTTTTCGCCTCGCTGATTGCGATCGCCAAGAAAAGCAAAAGTTTGATCGCCAAGAAAAGCAATAGTTTGAATATTAGGCTGCTGTTGTATGGTTACTTTACCCAAGGGTGCCCCGAGAGACGGCGGTAGAGCGATGGTAAGATAGTATTTTG contains the following coding sequences:
- a CDS encoding Uma2 family endonuclease, whose translation is MLLALQQLTVTPGDRLLLTSLTWQDYEKILDELGDRRSIRLSYSQGTLEAMTPLFIHENTKVLIGDLVKVLLDELELDYEPAGSTTFKNQQMDQGIEPDESFYIENCAAIRGKTRLDLAIDPPPDLAIEIDITKRTRFNNYERLGVPELWRYNGERLEINVLQRSEYVESSQSRLFSQFNLIEKIPETLQNSQKIGSAMALKQFRIWVKQTLNP
- a CDS encoding DUF2808 domain-containing protein, which codes for MKIPFLPLKQTESLSKLALIAILAFDASVSLAGQFPDGRIFFESSPTLVNFSATFQSVRTWGAKYYLTIALPPSLGAPLGKVTIQQQPNIQTIAFLGDQTFAFLGDRNQRGEKLTLKSTTFDPNTQTITVIFDPPVPPGNTVSIGLKPVRNPDYGGVYQFGITAYPPGDNSPGLYLGVGRLAIYEAGDRW